One region of Gammaproteobacteria bacterium genomic DNA includes:
- a CDS encoding NotI family restriction endonuclease yields MSKVSELFGIPVQGITPGVAGEILRCQECPYTETKCFKVRKSEPEISIGTCAVKHGRKNRDIIICPNRMLQKKQIFLDCIHLLTKHEPGNEFHIVSEIKVPGGSVDYFLVSAKNGKARDFAGIEVQTLDTTGTAWPERQRLLQKQGIEIDNSAVESTRRFGMNWKMTAKTALVQIHHKIDTFEHSGKCLILVIQNCLLDYMQREFDFGHLSDSGKIGDSMHIHSYALRTESKNYTIALDQRLSTDAKGVAACLGLKRDAKMDLARLLKEIEQRLSGETLLTLI; encoded by the coding sequence ATGAGTAAAGTCAGCGAGTTATTTGGAATCCCCGTACAAGGCATTACCCCAGGTGTGGCAGGCGAAATCTTACGATGCCAGGAATGCCCTTATACAGAGACAAAATGTTTCAAGGTTCGCAAAAGCGAACCGGAGATTTCCATTGGCACCTGTGCGGTAAAACACGGGCGCAAGAACCGCGATATAATCATTTGTCCGAATAGAATGTTGCAGAAGAAGCAGATCTTTCTCGATTGCATCCATCTGCTTACCAAGCACGAGCCTGGAAATGAATTCCACATTGTTTCCGAGATAAAAGTTCCTGGCGGCAGCGTTGATTATTTCCTGGTATCCGCAAAGAACGGGAAAGCAAGGGACTTTGCGGGAATAGAGGTCCAGACACTGGATACGACCGGAACCGCCTGGCCCGAGCGCCAAAGATTACTGCAGAAACAAGGAATAGAAATTGATAACAGCGCTGTCGAATCAACACGGCGATTCGGCATGAATTGGAAAATGACGGCGAAAACGGCCCTTGTCCAGATACATCACAAAATAGATACATTCGAGCACAGCGGGAAATGTCTCATCCTCGTCATTCAAAATTGCCTGCTGGATTACATGCAACGGGAATTTGACTTCGGACACTTGTCGGACTCTGGCAAGATCGGCGATTCGATGCATATACATTCCTATGCGCTAAGAACGGAAAGCAAAAATTATACGATTGCGTTAGACCAACGGTTGAGCACCGACGCGAAAGGCGTGGCGGCCTGTCTTGGTTTAAAGCGCGATGCGAAGATGGATCTGGCGCGGCTCCTGAAAGAAATAGAACAGCGACTATCGGGCGAAACTTTACTGACGCTGATATGA